One genomic region from Aminivibrio pyruvatiphilus encodes:
- a CDS encoding glycosyltransferase, which translates to MSDMLKQYGEVIGFHAMDSLLAIAERLRGKKIVHVNSTREGGGVAEILSSMIPLSRELGLDVSWEVIEGDEPFFSCTKMLHNSLQGMAGGLSDGQIASYTETNHRNAERLKDYLEEADYVFIHDPQPAALLGMMPGRKGKWIWRCHIDVSAPNRSVWRFVKKQVEGYDASIFSLPDFAQPLPHPQFLITPSIDPLSEKNIPLSKAEMEKTYRELGVPRDKPVILQVSRFDRFKDPLGVIESYRIAREYVDIRLVLAGGGAADDPESGEVLSAVQEAAAGDPDISVLVLPPDAHRSINALQSGADVVVQKSTREGFGLTVSEGMWKRKPVIGGDVGGIRLQVINRFNGFRVRSPEGAAIRIRYLLTHRWKRERMGVNARQYVLENFLITGQLRNYLSLLVTLDGGEGEWERWI; encoded by the coding sequence ATGTCCGACATGCTGAAGCAGTACGGCGAAGTCATCGGCTTCCATGCCATGGACAGCCTTCTGGCCATAGCGGAAAGACTCCGGGGAAAGAAGATCGTCCATGTGAACTCCACAAGGGAAGGAGGCGGAGTGGCGGAAATCCTCTCCTCCATGATCCCCCTGTCCCGGGAGCTCGGGCTTGACGTTTCCTGGGAAGTCATCGAAGGGGACGAACCCTTTTTCTCCTGCACGAAAATGCTGCACAATTCCCTCCAGGGGATGGCGGGAGGCCTTTCCGACGGACAGATCGCCTCCTACACGGAAACAAATCACAGGAACGCCGAAAGGCTGAAGGACTACCTGGAAGAGGCGGACTATGTTTTCATCCACGATCCCCAGCCCGCGGCCCTGCTTGGAATGATGCCCGGACGGAAGGGCAAGTGGATCTGGCGGTGCCATATCGACGTCAGCGCCCCGAACAGGTCCGTGTGGCGGTTCGTGAAAAAGCAGGTTGAAGGGTACGACGCTTCCATCTTCTCTTTGCCCGATTTCGCCCAGCCCCTGCCTCATCCGCAGTTCCTCATTACCCCGAGCATCGATCCCCTGAGCGAGAAGAATATTCCCCTCTCGAAGGCGGAGATGGAGAAGACCTACCGGGAGCTGGGGGTGCCCCGGGACAAGCCCGTCATCCTGCAGGTTTCCCGATTCGACAGGTTCAAGGATCCCCTGGGGGTCATTGAGAGCTACCGAATTGCCAGGGAATACGTGGATATCCGGCTTGTTCTCGCCGGAGGAGGGGCCGCGGACGATCCCGAGTCGGGGGAAGTGCTCTCCGCCGTTCAGGAGGCGGCCGCCGGCGACCCGGACATTTCGGTCCTGGTGCTTCCGCCGGATGCTCACCGATCCATCAACGCCCTCCAGTCCGGTGCGGACGTGGTCGTGCAGAAATCCACCAGGGAAGGTTTCGGCCTCACGGTGAGCGAGGGAATGTGGAAGAGAAAGCCGGTCATCGGCGGCGATGTCGGAGGTATCCGGCTGCAGGTCATCAACCGGTTCAACGGTTTCCGGGTGCGGTCTCCCGAGGGGGCCGCCATCAGGATCCGGTACCTCCTGACCCACCGGTGGAAAAGGGAGAGGATGGGCGTGAACGCCAGGCAGTATGTCCTTGAGAATTTCCTGATTACGGGCCAGCTGCGGAACTACCTGTCTCTTCTCGTGACCCTGGACGGAGGGGAAGGGGAATGGGAGCGCTGGATATAG
- a CDS encoding MBL fold metallo-hydrolase: MKYKRFPLGPLWTNTYLVWEAGKGFLVDPAGDPDQIAAFAQARGVSIEKILLTHGHLDHAGGLPAVMERFKAPVYVPEKDASMVASPDPAALEWMGYDFSGTDDFSPLRDGDVLSVGEMRITVLATPGHTPGSSCYLAESGEGSFLLSGDTLFARSVGRTDLPGGDPGMLDRSILRLGVLPDGLQVLPGHGPETTIGAERKHNPFWPDGEIA, from the coding sequence ATGAAATACAAACGTTTTCCCCTCGGGCCTCTCTGGACGAACACGTACCTGGTCTGGGAGGCCGGAAAGGGTTTTCTCGTCGACCCTGCCGGAGACCCGGACCAGATCGCCGCTTTCGCACAGGCCCGGGGTGTCTCCATAGAAAAAATACTGCTCACCCACGGTCACCTGGATCACGCCGGGGGACTCCCTGCCGTCATGGAACGGTTCAAAGCCCCGGTGTATGTTCCCGAAAAGGACGCCTCGATGGTGGCTTCTCCGGACCCCGCCGCGCTGGAGTGGATGGGGTACGACTTCAGCGGAACGGACGATTTTTCTCCACTCCGGGACGGGGATGTCCTCTCCGTGGGGGAGATGAGGATCACCGTCCTGGCCACTCCGGGGCACACTCCGGGGAGTTCGTGCTACCTGGCCGAATCGGGAGAAGGAAGCTTTCTTCTCTCGGGCGACACTCTCTTCGCCCGGAGCGTCGGCAGGACGGACCTTCCGGGAGGAGATCCCGGTATGCTGGACCGATCGATCCTCAGGCTCGGTGTCCTTCCCGACGGTCTGCAGGTGCTGCCGGGGCACGGACCGGAGACCACCATCGGTGCCGAACGGAAGCACAATCCTTTCTGGCCTGACGGAGAAATCGCCTGA
- a CDS encoding RelA/SpoT family protein, giving the protein MDRKASGKLRDSYIGRIPEEDRAISVKFAWHELWSKVVHYLSREELMTLGEALVLAGAAHKDQKRSTGDPYIVHSINVASILAEMQLDVVTLAAALLHDVLEDTDITIEKLKGAFGADVATLVDGVTKLGKLPFKSFEDYQAENLRKMFVVMAKDIRVVLIKLADRLHNMRTLGALRKDKQMRIARETLEIYAPLAHRLGIYQVKRGLEDLAFKYADPEMYYEIRRRVRKKLPERETVVRKAMEVLSARLAEEGIHCRVKGRAKHFFSIYEKMNRKKLPVEQLYDLLALRVVVDDIAACYTVLGIVHTIWKPIPGQFDDYIANPKSNMYQSLHTTVVGPTGEPLEVQIRTWDMNSLAEYGIAAHWRYKEGGGGLDDLDAKLTWIRQALEGDHDGTPEPSEFLERLKDDVLSSEVFVFTPQGEVVSLPRGSSPIDFAYAIHTQVGMRCVGAMVNNRIVAMGYELQNGDIVKIITSPQGTPSRDWLKIARSSKARSKIRAHFRALEKTERIEKVQRGRDLLERELRRRGTPEFESFEDLLPLLNKIARDTGQSNGEDLLSAIGAGHQSVSLIAQRLAGKAQSQAAPPPAPPEQEKHTSFAGKKGESDIVVEGAEGVQVVLSNCCEPVPGDPIVGFSTRSRGITVHRADCENVKNAKEERFISVSWGYTGNRRYTARLKLEAIDRGGLFGDVAQAIIAGDGAMTGIKAGVVGGNLARMKLEVRVRDLEHLYFIVAKLNAVKGMINVSRG; this is encoded by the coding sequence ATGGACCGGAAGGCCTCCGGAAAACTGAGGGACAGCTACATCGGCCGGATTCCCGAGGAAGACCGGGCCATCTCGGTGAAGTTCGCGTGGCACGAGCTGTGGTCCAAGGTAGTCCATTACCTTTCCCGGGAGGAGCTCATGACCCTCGGCGAAGCCCTGGTCCTCGCCGGGGCGGCCCACAAGGATCAGAAACGCTCCACCGGCGACCCTTATATCGTTCACAGCATCAACGTCGCCTCCATCCTCGCCGAGATGCAGCTCGACGTGGTCACCCTCGCCGCGGCGCTCCTTCACGACGTTCTCGAGGATACGGACATCACCATCGAAAAACTGAAAGGCGCCTTCGGCGCGGACGTGGCTACCCTCGTGGACGGGGTCACCAAGCTCGGCAAGCTCCCCTTCAAATCCTTCGAGGATTACCAGGCGGAAAACCTCCGCAAGATGTTCGTGGTCATGGCCAAGGACATCCGGGTGGTACTCATCAAGCTGGCTGACAGACTGCACAACATGCGCACCCTGGGGGCCCTGAGGAAGGACAAGCAGATGCGCATCGCCAGGGAGACCCTGGAAATCTACGCGCCCCTGGCCCATCGCCTCGGCATCTACCAGGTGAAGCGGGGGCTCGAGGACCTTGCTTTCAAGTACGCCGACCCCGAGATGTACTACGAAATCCGGAGACGGGTCCGCAAAAAGCTGCCCGAGAGGGAAACCGTGGTCCGGAAGGCCATGGAGGTTCTCAGCGCCAGGCTGGCGGAAGAGGGAATCCACTGCAGGGTCAAGGGCAGGGCGAAGCACTTTTTCAGCATCTACGAGAAAATGAACCGGAAGAAGCTGCCCGTGGAGCAGCTCTATGACCTCCTGGCTCTCAGGGTGGTGGTGGATGACATCGCGGCGTGCTACACCGTGCTCGGCATCGTCCACACCATCTGGAAGCCCATCCCCGGTCAGTTCGACGATTACATCGCCAACCCCAAGAGCAACATGTACCAGTCCCTCCACACCACGGTGGTGGGGCCCACGGGAGAGCCCCTGGAGGTACAGATCCGCACCTGGGACATGAACTCCCTGGCGGAGTACGGCATCGCCGCCCACTGGCGCTACAAGGAAGGGGGAGGCGGGCTTGACGACCTCGACGCCAAGCTGACCTGGATACGCCAGGCCCTCGAGGGGGATCACGACGGTACCCCGGAGCCCTCTGAATTCCTGGAGAGGCTGAAGGACGACGTTCTCTCGAGCGAGGTGTTTGTCTTCACCCCTCAGGGAGAAGTGGTTTCTCTTCCCAGGGGGTCTTCACCCATCGACTTCGCCTACGCCATCCATACCCAGGTGGGCATGCGGTGCGTGGGAGCCATGGTGAACAACAGGATCGTGGCCATGGGCTACGAGCTCCAGAACGGGGATATCGTCAAGATCATCACGTCGCCCCAGGGAACACCCTCCAGGGACTGGCTGAAAATCGCCCGGAGCAGCAAGGCCAGGAGCAAGATACGTGCTCATTTCCGTGCACTTGAAAAGACGGAGCGGATCGAAAAGGTCCAGAGGGGCAGGGATCTGCTTGAACGGGAGCTCCGCAGGAGGGGGACGCCGGAGTTTGAATCCTTCGAGGATCTTCTTCCCCTGCTCAACAAGATCGCCAGGGATACGGGACAGTCCAACGGAGAGGACCTGCTTTCCGCCATCGGTGCGGGACACCAGAGCGTCTCCCTCATAGCACAGCGCCTCGCGGGAAAGGCCCAGTCCCAGGCGGCCCCTCCGCCGGCCCCGCCGGAGCAGGAGAAACATACATCATTCGCGGGGAAAAAGGGAGAATCGGATATTGTCGTCGAAGGGGCGGAAGGTGTCCAGGTGGTGCTTTCAAACTGCTGCGAGCCTGTTCCCGGCGACCCTATCGTCGGCTTCTCCACCCGTTCGAGGGGCATCACCGTCCACCGGGCAGACTGCGAAAACGTGAAGAACGCCAAGGAAGAGCGGTTCATCTCCGTCTCCTGGGGATACACGGGGAACAGAAGGTACACCGCCCGGCTGAAGCTCGAAGCCATCGACAGGGGCGGCCTTTTCGGCGACGTGGCCCAGGCCATCATCGCCGGGGACGGTGCAATGACCGGCATCAAGGCCGGAGTGGTGGGCGGGAACCTCGCCCGGATGAAACTGGAGGTCCGTGTCAGGGATCTGGAACACCTGTATTTTATCGTGGCAAAACTGAATGCGGTCAAGGGAATGATCAACGTCTCACGGGGGTGA
- the dtd gene encoding D-aminoacyl-tRNA deacylase encodes MRAVVQRVSSARVSVDGETMGEIGRGLCVLLAASRTDGEAEVEWMAEKIAGLRIFEDDQGKMNLSLADVGGSVLAVSQFTLYGDCRKGRRPSFIAAGEPGEANRLYESFKKAVAARGIPVESGVFQAHMLVEIANDGPVTLILEKESGCGDSRSG; translated from the coding sequence ATGAGGGCAGTAGTTCAGAGAGTCTCCTCCGCGAGGGTTTCCGTGGACGGAGAGACCATGGGAGAGATCGGCAGGGGGTTGTGCGTTTTGCTGGCCGCTTCCCGCACCGACGGTGAGGCGGAAGTGGAGTGGATGGCCGAGAAAATTGCCGGCCTTCGGATCTTCGAGGATGACCAGGGGAAGATGAACCTCTCCCTGGCGGACGTGGGAGGTTCGGTGCTCGCTGTCTCCCAGTTCACCCTGTACGGCGACTGCCGAAAGGGACGGCGTCCTTCTTTCATCGCCGCCGGTGAACCCGGGGAGGCGAACCGGCTGTACGAATCTTTCAAGAAGGCGGTGGCCGCGAGGGGAATCCCTGTGGAAAGCGGGGTCTTCCAGGCCCACATGCTTGTGGAAATCGCCAACGACGGTCCCGTGACGCTCATACTGGAAAAAGAGTCCGGCTGCGGAGACTCCCGCAGCGGCTGA
- a CDS encoding DHH family phosphoesterase, whose product MTALCRTDRLRIVRPTSSVKTIAEREGCSLLTAAVLECRGSREGNSSFRRPSLSGLLEGLDLGRGSAEAAGRWKKIPNLGKVLVYGDYDVDGVASTTLAMEICRSKAQQVRFFIPHRHEQGYGLHEAVMDQLLPMGWNTLVVVDCGSKDHEILEKAAAAGINIFVFDHHQPEEGKDFHGTVVNPHGTGGCSFGKALCATGVLWAWAWKFDILPRNRMEGMLDLAALATLADCMPLNALNRELVREGISLMKSRPRTGLARLFSRLGLTGQALSEESLTMKVIPCLNAAGRMDLADTAVGVLHGRSGSDQKVETLLSLNKKRQVLSGRISGEAEELLSGTFSHVALGENWPVGVLSGVASRLCSTKSSPVVLAAPVRGGIRGTLRVPEGGDAMKVLDPISSMLDAWGGHQYAAGFSVARANWPDVSRYLEEALSSMELEEPPVTALEINPDEIALDSWKEVSALGPFGNGNPAPLFFTARTGGEKMLPLGRDGRHIQIETGGVRLLAFDGKSAMDAMSSSGGWVYRPRLDYWQGRERLQYVVDYVVVDDIT is encoded by the coding sequence TTGACCGCCCTCTGCAGGACGGACCGTCTCCGTATTGTCCGGCCTACCTCATCCGTAAAGACTATCGCAGAAAGGGAGGGCTGTTCCCTGCTCACTGCCGCCGTTCTTGAATGCCGGGGCAGCCGGGAGGGAAATTCCTCGTTCCGCAGACCTTCTCTTTCCGGGCTTCTCGAAGGGCTGGACCTGGGCCGGGGATCCGCCGAGGCGGCCGGGCGCTGGAAGAAGATCCCGAACCTGGGGAAAGTGCTTGTCTACGGTGATTATGACGTGGACGGCGTAGCTTCCACCACCCTCGCTATGGAAATCTGCCGATCAAAAGCACAGCAGGTCCGCTTCTTCATTCCCCACCGCCACGAGCAGGGGTACGGCCTTCATGAGGCTGTCATGGACCAGCTCCTCCCCATGGGGTGGAATACCCTGGTCGTGGTGGACTGCGGCTCCAAGGACCATGAGATTCTCGAAAAGGCCGCCGCCGCAGGGATCAACATCTTCGTTTTCGACCACCACCAGCCGGAGGAAGGAAAGGACTTCCACGGCACCGTGGTGAATCCCCACGGCACGGGAGGGTGTTCCTTCGGCAAAGCCCTCTGCGCCACAGGAGTCCTGTGGGCATGGGCATGGAAGTTCGACATCCTTCCCCGGAACCGGATGGAAGGAATGCTGGATCTTGCGGCCCTTGCCACCCTGGCTGACTGTATGCCCCTCAACGCCCTCAACAGGGAGCTTGTGAGGGAGGGGATCAGCCTGATGAAATCCCGGCCCAGGACCGGCCTGGCGAGGCTGTTTTCCCGGCTGGGACTGACAGGGCAGGCTCTCTCCGAGGAATCCCTCACCATGAAGGTCATCCCCTGCCTGAACGCGGCGGGAAGGATGGACCTCGCCGATACGGCGGTAGGCGTGCTTCATGGCAGGTCGGGGTCCGACCAGAAAGTGGAAACCCTGCTCTCCCTGAACAAAAAGCGCCAGGTGCTGTCGGGGCGCATTTCCGGCGAGGCGGAAGAACTGCTCAGCGGCACCTTCAGTCATGTGGCCCTGGGGGAAAACTGGCCTGTGGGAGTGCTCAGCGGCGTGGCGAGCAGGCTGTGCAGCACGAAGTCGTCGCCGGTGGTGCTGGCCGCCCCTGTACGGGGAGGCATCCGGGGAACCCTGAGGGTACCGGAGGGCGGCGACGCCATGAAGGTGCTCGACCCCATTTCCTCCATGCTGGACGCATGGGGCGGCCACCAGTACGCTGCAGGCTTTTCCGTGGCCCGGGCAAACTGGCCGGATGTCTCCAGGTATCTTGAAGAGGCCCTCTCCTCCATGGAACTGGAGGAACCCCCGGTGACCGCCCTTGAGATAAACCCGGACGAAATCGCCCTCGACTCCTGGAAGGAAGTGAGCGCTCTCGGCCCCTTCGGCAACGGCAATCCCGCGCCCCTGTTCTTTACCGCCCGGACGGGGGGCGAGAAAATGCTCCCCCTGGGCAGGGACGGGCGGCATATCCAGATAGAGACGGGCGGAGTTCGACTCCTTGCCTTTGACGGAAAAAGCGCCATGGATGCCATGTCCTCTTCCGGGGGATGGGTATACCGCCCCCGCCTGGACTACTGGCAGGGCCGCGAACGGCTGCAGTACGTGGTTGATTACGTCGTCGTGGACGACATCACCTGA
- the otsB gene encoding trehalose-phosphatase produces MGALDIGYPGLGLSDLEGFFDSFSGVSPLLVSDYDGTLAPFRRERDEAVPPEETKRLLRRIVETGGEFILLTGREASEAASLLGVPAEIWGCHGWQRHSPGGETATTPLSGAEEQALRLLPDLFRPFPPGAVERKPVSAALHWRERPDVLEQYGKLEKSILERASEVGLERLPFDQGVEFRLPSCTKGEAMKRILAARNFRDPVCYLGDDVTDEDAFRVLGGRGVGVLVSVLPAASAAGVRIRPEEVPEFLRKWLAALETGRRGAP; encoded by the coding sequence ATGGGAGCGCTGGATATAGGGTATCCCGGCCTCGGCCTTTCGGACCTTGAGGGCTTCTTCGATTCCTTCAGCGGGGTCAGCCCGCTCCTTGTGAGCGATTATGACGGTACCCTCGCCCCTTTTCGCAGGGAAAGGGACGAGGCTGTCCCTCCGGAGGAGACGAAGCGCCTGCTCCGGAGGATTGTGGAAACGGGAGGGGAGTTCATTCTGCTCACCGGGAGAGAGGCGTCGGAGGCGGCATCCCTTCTCGGCGTGCCTGCGGAAATATGGGGGTGCCACGGATGGCAGCGCCATTCTCCGGGAGGAGAGACGGCCACCACGCCTCTGTCGGGCGCCGAGGAACAGGCCCTTCGTCTTCTTCCGGACCTGTTCCGCCCCTTTCCTCCCGGCGCAGTGGAAAGAAAACCCGTTTCGGCCGCCCTTCACTGGAGGGAGCGGCCCGATGTACTGGAACAGTACGGGAAGCTGGAGAAGTCCATTCTTGAGAGAGCTTCCGAAGTCGGCCTGGAAAGACTCCCCTTCGACCAGGGCGTTGAGTTCCGCCTTCCGTCATGCACCAAGGGGGAGGCTATGAAACGGATACTGGCGGCCCGAAATTTCAGGGACCCCGTCTGCTATCTCGGGGACGACGTGACGGACGAGGACGCCTTCCGGGTGCTCGGCGGAAGGGGCGTGGGGGTTCTCGTGTCGGTTCTTCCGGCGGCAAGCGCCGCCGGTGTCAGAATCCGCCCGGAGGAAGTCCCGGAATTCCTCCGCAAGTGGCTGGCCGCTCTTGAAACCGGAAGGAGGGGAGCGCCGTGA
- a CDS encoding JAB domain-containing protein, with amino-acid sequence MKLAALPGEERPRERLRRRGASSLSLAELLAVLLRTGSRSRDVLELASDLLKEFGNAKGLSRATEEEMLSFPGLGEAKACVLLAALELGKRIHSEKSEPEEGLPWEKRLSSLAAELSPEEREYIVGLHVRRNGTLITSDVISYGGPDGAFLDVKYLLRRAVRLDSWGLVLVHNHPDGTLSPSREDRMLTDYLAGRTKMLDIRFIGHYVVANGKHVSIPLPGEA; translated from the coding sequence ATGAAGCTCGCCGCACTTCCCGGGGAAGAACGGCCGAGGGAGCGCCTGCGGCGCAGGGGAGCGTCCTCTCTCTCCCTGGCGGAGCTGCTCGCTGTCCTTCTCCGCACAGGCAGCAGGAGCAGGGACGTGCTGGAGCTCGCTTCGGACCTCTTGAAAGAATTCGGGAACGCAAAGGGGCTTTCCCGGGCGACGGAGGAGGAGATGCTCTCCTTCCCCGGCCTGGGAGAAGCGAAGGCCTGCGTTCTGCTGGCGGCTCTTGAACTGGGGAAGCGGATTCATTCCGAAAAGAGCGAGCCCGAGGAGGGGCTCCCCTGGGAGAAGCGCCTCTCCTCTCTGGCGGCGGAGCTTTCCCCGGAGGAGAGGGAATATATCGTGGGACTCCACGTGCGGCGAAACGGGACCCTCATCACCTCCGACGTAATTTCCTACGGGGGTCCGGACGGAGCTTTTCTTGATGTAAAATACCTCTTGCGGAGGGCTGTCCGCCTCGACTCATGGGGACTTGTTCTTGTACACAACCACCCCGACGGAACCCTCAGCCCCAGCAGGGAAGACAGGATGCTGACGGACTATCTCGCCGGGAGAACGAAGATGCTGGATATCAGGTTCATCGGGCATTATGTGGTGGCGAACGGGAAGCATGTCTCCATTCCGCTTCCCGGTGAAGCCTAG
- a CDS encoding alpha,alpha-trehalose-phosphate synthase (UDP-forming) has translation MKRKGRLLVVSNRLPVTLSCEEGKWKGGPASGGLVSAMNPVLKNRGGFWAGWPGTGSGARLTDIRDILGPVSEESGYRFLPVMLTGEDVHDFYHGYSNSVLWPLFHDLQSRCDFSPRYWDGYIRSNAKFARVVLRHATEDDFIWVNDYQLIPLGGMLREKKPGLRTSFFLHIPFPSVDVFMKMPRRREILDQMTRYSFMCFQTGRDRKNFLDCLRVFHPDCQVSGRGHIVKVRLGDRSFSMGSLPISIDYQAYSSLGGSRPVVARSKEIRQEIFGEKFILGVDRLDYSKGIPEKLRGFRRCLELYPELRERITLHQIVVPSRETVEQYQALKEEIELLISRINGEFSTTRWVPVNWHYGSVSGEELAAMYRAADMALVTSLKDGMNLVCKEYCACKGREPGVLILSEFAGAALQLSRGAVLVNPYDVDAVAGAIRGAFFMEDREKKERMRYLRKSIARQNVFWWVDNFLRAAAGKKLEDFPEQAIPSLWPGVADGEANDPGV, from the coding sequence GTGAAACGAAAAGGAAGGCTGCTGGTGGTGTCTAACCGGCTGCCGGTGACCCTCTCCTGTGAAGAGGGGAAGTGGAAAGGGGGCCCCGCTTCGGGAGGGCTGGTCAGCGCCATGAATCCCGTGCTGAAGAACAGGGGGGGATTCTGGGCCGGGTGGCCCGGAACGGGTTCGGGTGCCAGGCTGACCGATATCCGTGACATTCTCGGGCCGGTGTCGGAGGAAAGCGGGTACCGGTTTCTTCCCGTCATGCTCACCGGGGAAGATGTCCATGACTTCTACCACGGGTATTCCAACTCCGTACTGTGGCCTCTTTTTCATGACCTCCAGAGCCGGTGCGATTTTTCGCCCCGCTACTGGGACGGATATATCCGCTCCAACGCGAAGTTCGCCAGGGTTGTCCTGAGGCACGCCACGGAGGACGATTTTATCTGGGTGAATGATTACCAGCTCATTCCTCTGGGAGGAATGCTCCGGGAGAAAAAGCCGGGACTCAGGACGTCCTTTTTTCTTCACATTCCCTTCCCGAGCGTGGATGTGTTCATGAAAATGCCCCGGCGCAGAGAAATCCTCGACCAGATGACCCGCTACTCCTTCATGTGCTTTCAGACGGGAAGAGACAGGAAAAATTTCCTCGACTGCCTGAGGGTCTTCCATCCGGATTGCCAGGTATCCGGCCGGGGGCACATCGTAAAGGTCCGCCTGGGGGATCGTTCGTTCTCCATGGGAAGCCTTCCCATCAGCATCGATTACCAGGCCTACTCCTCCCTGGGAGGGTCGAGGCCCGTGGTGGCCCGGTCGAAGGAAATACGGCAGGAGATCTTCGGAGAAAAGTTCATTCTCGGCGTGGACAGGCTGGACTACTCCAAGGGAATACCGGAAAAGCTCAGGGGCTTCCGGAGATGCCTGGAACTGTATCCCGAACTCCGCGAACGGATAACCCTGCACCAGATCGTGGTTCCCAGCAGGGAGACGGTGGAGCAGTACCAGGCCCTGAAGGAGGAAATCGAGCTGCTCATCAGTCGGATCAACGGGGAATTTTCCACCACCCGGTGGGTTCCGGTGAACTGGCATTACGGCTCCGTATCGGGGGAGGAGCTTGCGGCCATGTACAGGGCGGCGGACATGGCCCTGGTGACGTCCCTCAAGGACGGGATGAACCTTGTCTGCAAGGAATACTGCGCCTGCAAGGGACGGGAACCGGGAGTACTCATTCTCAGCGAGTTCGCGGGCGCCGCCCTCCAGCTTTCCCGGGGAGCAGTCCTGGTGAACCCCTATGACGTGGACGCCGTTGCCGGTGCCATCAGGGGAGCGTTCTTCATGGAAGACAGGGAGAAAAAGGAGAGAATGCGGTATCTCCGCAAGTCCATCGCCCGGCAGAATGTCTTCTGGTGGGTGGATAACTTTCTTCGGGCAGCCGCCGGAAAAAAACTGGAAGATTTTCCCGAGCAGGCCATTCCCTCCCTCTGGCCCGGAGTGGCGGACGGGGAGGCAAACGACCCCGGCGTGTAG